The nucleotide sequence CACCGCCACCGAGTCCTACAAGGCAGAGATACGCGCCGTCGACTTCGCTGAGGTAGCACTCTAACTTTTTTTCTTCATCTCTAACGTTGATCGCTGTTTCACATTGGCAATGGTACGTCATTGTTTGTTACAACGTGCATGTGTAGGATGAGGTCAGGGAGGAGACCAGGAAGGAGATCAACCAGTGGGCGGCGGCGGAGACGAACAATCTCATCTGGGAGTTCCTGCCGGAGGGTTCATTGACCGACCACTCGAGGTTCGTGCTCACCAACGCCATCTACTTCAAGGGCGCGTGGGAGACCCGCTTCCCAGAGAACCTCACCGAGGACCATGAGTTCCACCGCCTCGACGGCGCCGACCCCGTCGACGTCCCCTTCATGACCCTGCCGGGAACATGCGAGCTCTTCGTCTCATACAATGAAGGCTTCAAGGTGCTCAAGCTCCCCTACAAGGCCGGTGATGATGCCATGTCGCGGTACTCCATGTGCGTCTTCCTCCCGGACGAGGACGACGGGCTGCACGCCATGGTCAGCACTCTTGCGGATATGGGTGGCTCCCTGCTTGACCACGTGCCGAAGCTCCGAAGCAGAGTGAGGGAGCTTATGCTGCCCAAGTTCAAGCTGTCATTCTTTTGTCGTCTCGCCCAAGTCCTTCGAGGCCTAGGGCTTCGGGAGGCGTTCACCGAGGAGGCCGCCGACCTGTCTGGCATCATGGACAAGAGCGTCTGTGACGTGCGCTTGGACGAGGTGTTCCACAAGGCCGTCGTCGAGGTGAATGAGGAGGGCACCGTGGCGGCTGCCTGCGCCGCCGTCATCGGCCGCAAGAAGAAATGTGCAATGAGGTTGGAGTTCATCGCCGACCACCCTTTTGCGTTTTATATCGTGGAGGAGGTCTCAGGGGCCGTGGTCTTTGCCGGTCATGTACTGGACCCTTCTAGCTCACCGTAATAATCAGCTGTAGTAGTAATCTTCTGTATCTAAATAGTTAGtccccactatcctatttctctcaacatgcaagcatgacaCCTCATCAAGCAACATGCATTAGAAAAGACCCACTTCAACATTCAATGAGCCATAGAAAAATATTCacttcaacatgcaaacatgcatgatatatttaataaatattttacaaaaatACTATATAATCAAACACAAATAACaatatgtatttttagttttagCTCACATATTATTTCTCCGAATATTCTTATTTCCATAAATTATTAATATCTTAGAAATCTATtgcaaaatattcccgcaacaacgtgcggggcatCGTCTAGTTTTATTAGAGCTCATACTAGTAGTTAATTAATATTCTGCCTCGAACAACTATAGATAATGTTGGAAACGAATATTTTGGCAATGCAACTCGATGATTGATCGGTGCatagcgcacgtatatatggagtacaaggtgggccacaacctcaactatacaatgactaggaggtgggtcggactatacaatatacatgcacaaaccatatattcaacaccccccccccccccccccccgcagtcgaagcgtcgccggatacgcaaagactggacctgaaCTCCTCGAAAATAGAAGTAGGCAGTCCTTTTGTCATAACATCGGCAAACTGTTGCGCCGTCAGGACGTGGAGGACCCGGATGCGCCCAAGGGCCACCTGCTCACGAACAAAATGTATGTCAAGCTCAATGTGCTTCTTTCGTCGATGAtggaccgggttggcggagaggtacacgacggagacgttgtcgcagtagacgagtgtggccttgtgaacatcacaaagtaactcctggagcagctgacgaaGCCAAGAGCATTCGGCAACGGCGCTAGCCACTGCCCGATACTCTGCCTCGGCACTCGAGCGAGAGACTGTGGGCTGTCACTTGGAAGACCAAGAGATCAGAGACGGCCCAAGGTAGACACAGTACCCCGAAGTGGAGCGCCGCGTGTCCGGGCAGCTagcccagtccgcatcagagtagGCGACAAGGTCGGTAGAGGCGGAGGCCGCCAGTGTAAGTCCCATGGACGTAGTGCCGCGTATGTAACGGAGGATACGCTTCACCAAGGTCCAGTGAGAGTCAcaccactacaccacaacacttgaTTGGGGGCAATTAACTGCCGGGAGAAATATCTATATAAGGGCAAACCAACTGCCGGGGATCTCTTAACTGCCGGCACAAGTACTTGCAGACAGAATAACTGCCGGTAGAAGTTGAGCAATAATGGCATACATACTGCCGGCGTTGATATCCACCATTTAGGTCACTCTCAGAACTAAACCTTGGCCCATTATCTGCCGGGAAGCGTTAATGGCGCGAGAACGAAATAATTGGGCCCAAAGGCGCGCCAGCGCGGAGAGCGCACGAGAGCCCAAATACTTCGCTCCAGAGACTTAGCGGCCGCCCCAGATCTAGCCCAAATCACCATCTgctccaaccctagccgccgccaacaCGAGACGACGCCGAGCACCCACCACTGCCCGACCCCAGCCGCCCCTGACCACCCATCGCAGCAGCTGTCCTCtcggaccaccgccgccgccgagcaccctccTCCGTCGCCGTCAAGTACCCTCCTACGCAGATCTCGTCCGCCCTCCGCCCATCCCCAGCGCCGCCCAGATGTCGCCTCTCCTTCCATGCTTTCTCCCCGGGCAGCACCGTCTCTCCTAGGGTATGCGCCACCGACCATCATGCTCTCCAGCCTATCGTCCTTCGTCCGTGCTCCTCCGACCTCCCCCTTTTGTACTTCGAGCGCGAGGTATGGTCCTGGTGCTTCCCGTTCTCTTGTATTCTTTACTGTTCTTTCAATTTTTCCAATGATTTGTAACACACATGAGCACATCTGCCAAATCTTCTCCCTCTGCTTTGAGGAAAATAGCAGAGCACTCTGATGGAAGAAGTCAGCCTCAGCCAGTGCAAACTATAGCTCTAGAAATAGTTGCCGCTTTGTTTTACTGGTAAATACTTGTTACAAAGTGCTATTTTCAGCTGTAAACATTCAGCCTACACTATGTACTGCATGTTTTACTAATAATTGCTGCCTGGTATCTTGTCTGACCTGAAACATATGGTCACTTTAGTAATAGCAACATCAAAGTAGAAATTGGGTTGGGCAAGGAATTCATGATTCTGGCCCAACTTTTGTTAGATGTGTAAATTGAAAAATGTTTGTCAACTATgattattttgtttcaaataaTAACACGTAAAAACCTTGTTTTGTTTGCATGTTATGGTTTAGGAGGTTGAACAGAATATTAAGACGCATAATAAGTACCTGTCTTATTTGCTCATGAAAATGTTTGATCTTAACATAGGAACATGATCTGACCCCATGCGTATGTTAGCAGTCTGGTTTTCATGCCTTTTGTGAATGCAAAGTGGCACTTGATGCATAGCTAGTGTCAAAAGACCTTCATAATTTGGACTGCTAATTCTCGTGGATTATCTATCTGTTTGTTTGAAACTGCTGTCCATTGCCAACATATTTCTTCCAGCAATTTTGCAGTTGGATTCTGGTTGGATTCCTTTATTTCCAAGTTTAATTGTGTCATTCTTGTAATTTCTTTACCGTGCTATGCAGAATGAACCATCTTTTGGTGGTGCTTGAGTCATGGGCATAGATGCATCTAACCAAATAATGCTTGCTTCTGGGAAGGCACCTAGTGTAGGTGGAGAACATGTTCTAAGAAAGGTATAGTACATTTAAATCTCGTTCTTTGCCAAATCTTCTGATACTGAAGTTGTCAAGGATATATGCATCTGGTCCATACATAACACTGTCACTGATAACAGCGGCTCCAAAAAGATTTTTCTGCTTCTGCTATGGGACCTTGCATGTGGGATGATGAGGGCAATCAAAGCAGGTATGTGACACAGGGATAGTTGAAAAGCGGCAACACCTGATTTGATTCTGATAGTGTTTTCTGTTGATCAACCCAGTCTAGTGGGAGTCGTTTGCTAGGCTTTCTCCGATCAAAAAGGCTGAGGAGGAGAAGTAGCTAAATAGCATTGGACTTTATCTTGTGAAAAGGCTGAGGAGGAGAAGTAGCTAAATAGCATTAGACTTTATCTTGTGAAAAGgctgaggaggagaagcagctaaGCAATAGTTCGCTTTCCCTAGTTGAAAAGGTTGAGCTGAACTAGACTTTTCAAGCTTTAGTGCATTGAGCTGGCAGCAGCAAGCTTCTAGGTAGCTACCTCACATTCACGTACAACTGCAATAGGCAGTTTGTAATCCCCTATAAAAGGAGCCGTGCTCCTTCATTGTAAATCAGGGCCATTTCATTTCTATCCAGCCAAGCCTCAAGTGTAGTACTACTACATATACGTGTATGTGTTTTGCTAGAATGCTTAAGCATAAATAGTTAGTAGCACACAACTGCTACTGTGTGAGTTCCTCTGTTCTTGTGTGTTGCCGCAGCAAGTGTGCAGCTGGCTGCTATTTAGTCCTCTGCTAGATTGTACAAGACAGAGAGCTAGTTACTCGCCAGTAGTTTTGGGCTAACATTTTCTTCAGGTGGCATCCTTCAAGGACCATCCTTATTAGTTACTTACAGCAATTTTGTTGATTATGGATTATGGATCATCATCAGACGGCCATGCACATGCATAGAACTCACTTTTTTCTAGCTAGCTagttgctactccctctgtcccataatgtaagatgttttttgacactacactagtgttaaaaagctgtcttacattatgggacggagggagtagttgttactGTTTGCAGGCGTAAGAACTGAGAACGGCACTGAATAGCCATGCTCAAGGCTTTTTAGGTTACCAAAGAGGACGCCCCTCTACGGGGAATCTCCAGCGGCGACAGTTATACACTGACTGGATTGTTGTTATACACTGCCTGAATAGCCTTGTTTTTATGTTGCTACACACTGCCTGAACTGTTAAAGGCCTTGATTGACTTTCATTGATTGCTATAATAATGACAAACTGTCCAGAAGCAGGACTAGTCTGTTTCTTTGATTATAATAATCAACAATTGGTAAGTTTGTCTAGCTTAATTGTTTCTGAAATTTACACAACACGTCAGGTAGATATATGGTGGAAAGGTGAAGGGCACATGTACACATATTTTGTTGTATCAGTGGCTGGCTGTGCAAGCTCACGTGATTTAGTTTAAAATACTGTCGTAAATATTGCATCTGCGATACGTCTCATGATTTTGCAAATACTGTATAATATTATGGTTTTCACAAACTCTGGTATTTTGCAGCTAGAGGTTTAGAAACTGTAGTTTTCGAATACTACAATTTTACATATACTATTCACCCAAACAGAGCCTGAGCAGTTTGGAGCCCTTGATGTCCTTTTTAAAAACTGAGCAGGACTATTGATGTTTGGATAGAAGTCCTTGCTGAAAAATGCTTGGCCTGGAGCCTCCTTGCAAAGTGCCTGGACTATGTTTAGTTGATGTCCTGAAGAAATGTCTATTGACTTCTGCTATTTGCATTAGAACACTTGTCCTTATGTGATATAAAGATTGCATTTTTATTGTGCTGTCTTGTGCTTCCATTACTAGTTGCATGTTTATGATACAACAGGTTTATCGTTCTATGAGAGCTCCATTTTGAGTTTCCGGTCTGTTGCAGGTTTTCCTAAGATACACAAGTTGATGGAGGATTGCAAGATCTACATACAAGCGGTTGACGGTTTGGAAGTTCTACAGCGGCTGAAGGTTTGGAGGACATACAATTAAGTTGGTGTAGTGATAATGTAGTGCACCTAGTTTGTTGAACCTGGAGACATTGGCAAGTTCTGCTTATTTTGGTGGTTGTTTTGGTACACAAGCcactggatgctcattttggttgtgTGGCACATCTAGAAACATACGTACTATTTTGTGCCAGCACAAGTCCTTATGTATGGTTGTTTCCTATATGTATGTATCCAGAAACATATGTATCTGGCATGTTATGTTTATATTGAAGGAAATTTAAGGTTTTTGATGAGGCCTATGTGTAACTTCGATTGAAGTGTATGTCTAAGATGTGAGATCTACCTGATTGCCAAAATGGATTCTTAATTAGGTATATGCTGCATACGTAAAACAGTTTTTGCTAGTTAAACACAATGATCTGGCATtctatctgccgggtcaacatgctTGTACTGGCAGTAACATTGTCGGTAACTGTATTTCCTTTGGCGCAAACAGTCCGCCGGGAGAAAGCAAACTGCCGGCAGATATATAAGCTAGGGCAGATAAACTGCCGGGAATAATCTAACTGCCGGGAGAACAAATCCCCGGCAGCCGTTCTTGTGGCAGTTCTATCTGCCGGGAGAACTACTATCCTGGCAGTTTCTCTGCCCTCTTAAGAGCTTTCTCCCGGCAGATTGCATGCCATTACATTGGTGTTGTGGTGTAGTGCacggagcatgcatgtgaagacagaCCTACTGAACAACATACTACAAGTCGGGGCGCGTCAGAGTGAGGTACTGCAAGGCACCCACAATGGAGCGATAGAAGGCCGCGTCGGATGCGAGAGAGCCCTCCAGAGCTGAAACCTTGGCCTTGGTGTCAACAGGCGTGGGAGCGGGCTTGAAGTTAAGCATGCCGGCACGATCGAGAAGCTCATGGGCGTAACGCTGCTGGTGCAAAAAGAACCCATCTGGCCGTCGAACCACCtcaatgccgaggaagtagtggaggggCCCCAAGTCCTTCAGGGCAAACTCATCGCGAAGACGAGCAGTAAGCCGCTGGAGAAGCGCGATAGTGgaagccgtcaggatgatgtcgtcgacgtagagcaacAAGTAGGTCGTGTCAACCCCATGATAGTACACGAAGAGGGACGCGTCGGAGCGGGTCGATGTAAATCCGAGCGTCTGCAGGAAGgcagcgatgcgctggtaccaggaCCGAGGCACCTGCTTCAACCCataaagagaacgggagagcaagcacacatggtcCGGATGTGTGGGTCAACGAAGccggtgggctgctcacagaacacctgctcggcgaGGTGGCCGTGCAAGGAGGCATTGGAGACGTCCAACTGATGCATGGGCCAAGCTCGGGAGACGGCCAGCTGAAGCACgctgcggatcgtgcccggtttaacaaccggaGCAAAAGTGTCGGTGAAATCCACGCCCGCACGTTGCCGAAAGTCTCGAACCACCCAGCGAGCTTTGTAGCGCTTGAGATTCCCATCGGGACGAGTCTTAtgccgaaagacccacttgcccgtgATGATATTGGCACGAGGTGGCCGAGGGACAAGCTGCCAGGTGCGGTTCCATTGGAGCgcatcgaactcttcctgcatcgcagcgAGCCAATGAGCATCCCGAAGGGCGGCTCGAGCTGACGATGGGAGAGGGGACGGCTCGGAGACGGAAGCAGCAAGAAGATACTCATCGCTAGTGTACCACGTACTCGGGCGGAAGGTACCGGCCCGAGAGCGAGTCATCGGGCGGGGCAGCGAGTCAGGGGCAACGGGCGAGGACGAAGAAGAGCCCGCCGCCACTGATGCCGCGGGTGAGACCGCGGGTGAGGCCGCgggcgaggccgccggcgagggTGCGGGGCAGGCCGCCAGCGAGGGCGTGGGGAAGGCCGCTGCgggcgaggccgccggcgagggcgCGGGGGGCGCCGAGGAGGCCCGCACCGATGGTGGCGCAGGGGGCGTCGCAGGCGCCGGGAGGGATGCAGCCCCGAAGTAAACCGGCCAGGGAGGAACTCGACCCGGGACACGGGAGGCACCCTCAAAGCCAGGAGGCGGCCCGCGAGAAGCGCCCGAGCGGCCGTCACCAGGAGCGGGCAAGGCCACAACATCCGAAGGTACCTGCTGAAATGGaaaaaccatctcatcaaagtaaacgtgtcgggaagtgatgacccgatgtgagataggatcatagcagcggtagcctttgGTGTTGGGGGGATAGCCAAGAAAAATACAGGCCACAGACTGTGGTGCGAGCTTATGAGAAGTAGTGGAAGCGATGCTAGGGTAGCACAAGCAACCGAAAATGCGAAGCTCGGTGTAGGAAGGTGGCGTGCCGAACAGAAGATGATGAGGAGCAAAATTCCCGCGAGTGCGACAGGGATGGATGTTGAGGAGTAGTGATGCGGTGGCGAGCGCGTTAGGCCAGAAACGTGGTGGCACGTTGGCGTGAAAGAAGAgggtgcgaacgcagtcattaagagtgcgaagcacGCGCTCAGTGCGGCCATTTTGTTGCgaagtgtacgggcaagtgagacgaaaaatTGTGCCGTGTGTGGCGAGAAGGTTGCGGATTGCAAGATTAtcgaactccttcccgttgtctgtttgCAACGCATGAATGGGGCGACCAAACTGCATGGAGACATAGGAGTAGAATGCGGTGAGAGTGGCAACAGAATCCGACTTtcgccgcaacgggaaggtccacacatagtgcgaaaaatcatcaaggataacaagataatagagatagcccgtgttacttgcaacaggagaggtccaaacatcactatgaattaactcaaatggGTATGAAGCAACATGCGAGGAAGTGCTAAAGGGTAAACGAGTATGTTTGCCGagacgacaagcatgacaagtgtgatcgtcgatcttattacacgtgaatgaaaaactgcgaagaatatgacgaagggtggcaGGGTTGggatgaccaagacgagcatgccaaaggtccactccagcggaaagcgccatgggtgcagcgacggaggatgtggaggagtggaccgggtagagatcgtcggggctgtcacatcggtggagcaccatccgggtacgggcatccttaacagaaaagccaaacatgtcaaattcaacggtgACATAATTTTCATGTGTAAGAGAACAaacagaaacaagatttttaatgatgTCATGTTAAACGAGTACGTTAGAAAGATGTAATGGAACGGAGTTAGAAGGAAAAGAAGCATGGCCGACATGAGTGATGGGCATGGAAGAACCGTCGCCCACGGTAATGCGAGCAGCAGTGTGAACAGGGTGAGCGGTAAGAAGGTTACCGGGGTTGGCGGCCATGTGAGCCGTGgctccggtgtccatgtaccagtcgccaccGCCGGTGTACTGCTGTGGCGTGGGGGCGGTGTGGAGGGCCGCTAGCAACTCGGGGTCCCATGGTGCCGGCGGGAGGGCCGGGGCCGACGGCAGAGGCTGTGGCGGCGGCGCCACGAGCCCATCGGCCGGAGGCAGCCCATAGGCCGCCGAGGGGCCGTAGAGCGGCGCCGGCGGATACGCCTGAGGGGCCGCGTACAAAGCCTGATGAGGGGCCGGGCAGGCGCCAAAAACACCGGGGACGGGGGCGCGCGGTATGGGCATGGAGTATGCGTGAACAACCCCCGTCCAGGGGTTCTGGCCGGCCTGCCAGGGCGCCGGCGGGAGCGGGTGCTGCGGCTGGCGCGGTGCCCCGCCATGGGCAGCTGGCGGCTGCTGCTACTGCTTGCGGCCACCTCGGCCGCGACGCCCACCCtggcgctgctgctgctcggcggggGGCGGCGGAGGGGCCTGCGGTGGCACGGGATATGGGAACCCGGGCGGCGGTTGCACGTGGAGGGGCCcctgggcgggccgcggcggggGAGCCGGAGCGGTGGGCGGCGCACCGCCGCGGGTTCCGGCAGTGAGAGCCGTATGGGTGGCCCGGGCGCGCGACATCCACATCCTCTTCTCCTCCAGCTTCAGGTACGCGACGATCTTGGGGAAGGTCGGGTTGGTGATGAGAGGGATGTTGGAGGCGACGTTCCCGAAGTCTTCGTTCAGGCCGGCGATGAGAGTGCTGAGGCGGAGCTCGTCGGAGACCTTCTCACCGAGGTCATGGAGCTCATCGacaagcttcttgaggcgcataCAATAATCGTCGACCGACGAGTCAAGCTACTGGCACCCAAAAATCTCGCCGTGCAAGAAAACCTTGCGTTGGAgcgcgttgtcggtgaagaggccgttgagcttagTCCAGACGACGTGAGCGTCATCATCAGCGGAGACCACCATGTGGaagaggtccttcgagatggtggtgtagaaccaGCAGATCAGAGTGGCGTCGATGGACGTCCACTCCTTATCATCCTCCATGAAGCGGGAGTCCATGGAGCCATCGATGTGATCCCGGAGATTGTACTCACGGAACAcaagggagaagtacgtcttccaggCATAGTAGGTGGAGGTGAGTTGATCGAGAATGACGGGAACCCGAGCGAGGATATTGAGATCACGGATGACGACGGGATCGGGGCCGTCGAAGGGGTTGGTGCGGCAGCTGCGGGTGGTACCGGTGGAACCGGGGGAGGCCATGGCCGAgaggggagggcggcggcgcgTGGTGAAGCGGCGCGGCGGGagggatggcggcggcgcgggtggcggcgctgcGGGTGCGGGCGGaagcgcgaggcggcggcgacacacaggggggcggcggcgcggcggcgaggagacgcggcggcggcggcggcggcgatgggatcgcggcggcggcggcaggagttagggttaggatcgtaggtatgataccatgttggaaacgaatattttggcaatgcaactcgatgtattgatcggtgcatagcgcacgtatatatggagtacaaggtGGGCCATAACCTCAACTGTACAATGATTAGGAGGTGGGCCGgactatacaatatacatgcacaaaccatatattcaacagATAATCGTCAAGAAACTAAACAAATCGACTATATATTTTCTGTTGCTATTTCAAGCTTTATTTGGCCCCTCTGTATGTTTTTGTGGCGTTAAAATATCGATGGTCATCCCATCATGACCTGAGAGATATTGCCGCGAGTAACATGATGATATATAGACTGGCGATGCAAGCAAGTGTGGTCATTGGTGCTCTCACCGTACGATTTGTAGTGATTTGTTGTTACTTGGTTTTGGGTTGATGCAACACACGCCGATCACAGCACTGGTTCCACCCCGAAGAGAGAAATTTCATTGATCACTGTGAAATAACGTTATGGTTGCAGCGTCACTTTTCACTTTTCATCAGATCAATGTTTTAATATTCTTGCGGAGAGACTTAGGGATTCCCTACAAAATAACCTATGTACATTCAAGAGTACACTACAGCTTCTGCAAACACCATGTCGATTTTCTTCAGCGGTAATCTCAACTCTTTGCTCTTCAAACATATGGGAAGGATCTGTTTTGAGGGGTACAGAGCACTAAGAGATCCATGTTTGGGACTTGGACCACATGCCGGTCCCCTCTGGTTCCTCTACTACTAAGTTAATTTTCTATTTTGGAAAAGGAGGTTAAAAGTTAAAACCCCTGGCTTCTGCATCAATTGATACATACAATCATCTTTATTCATTATTCAACAAATGTGTGATGAGAACATGCATCAAACCAtccgaagccaccactcacacctacaacCTCGATAATGAGGAGTACTCTCACTCCCTATATCTAGAGCCGTTGTCGTCTCCGATCCATCCGAATAATGTGTCGGAACCTACAGCCGGAGCAGGAAACCTAAGGCGTGCACTACATGTACATGTTTTAGAAGCCGCCACCACCATCGAACCGATGACCCATCTTCACGGAAGAGATCTGCATTATCCTTACCAGTCCGGCCATCCGTCGATGCCACCACGACGCCCAACGGCACCACCACCCTACGCTCATCCATCCAGATGCATCTGCCATCGAGACTCAGCTGCACCATACCGCCAAGACCCGCCGCCATCGGCACGGTACATAGAACGCCGCTCGTCCTGCCAACCTCGACACCGTTGCCGCTGCGGGATCTCCACGAACAGCGTGACCCATCATTTAGAGTTGGGGCACTGGTGTATGGTATGGTAGGTCAATTGTAGCGTGCCCCTCTACCTTACACAAGAAGCGCAATAGTGGTGGTGCTGCTTGGGGTGGGGGGCTTGTAAACAATCTAGAAGTGGCCAAGGAGACCTAAT is from Triticum aestivum cultivar Chinese Spring chromosome 3A, IWGSC CS RefSeq v2.1, whole genome shotgun sequence and encodes:
- the LOC123063539 gene encoding serpin-Z2A-like; translated protein: MGSDGLTAFALRLAKKLGEGDNTRGSNIAFSPLSLYTTLGLVAAGACGRTLDELLALLGAASADELAGFVHGLPSDPSGSGGPVITYTYGVFHQEHMELTPDFLHTATESYKAEIRAVDFAEDEVREETRKEINQWAAAETNNLIWEFLPEGSLTDHSRFVLTNAIYFKGAWETRFPENLTEDHEFHRLDGADPVDVPFMTLPGTCELFVSYNEGFKVLKLPYKAGDDAMSRYSMCVFLPDEDDGLHAMVSTLADMGGSLLDHVPKLRSRVRELMLPKFKLSFFCRLAQVLRGLGLREAFTEEAADLSGIMDKSVCDVRLDEVFHKAVVEVNEEGTVAAACAAVIGRKKKCAMRLEFIADHPFAFYIVEEVSGAVVFAGHVLDPSSSP